Proteins from one Phycisphaerales bacterium genomic window:
- a CDS encoding 2Fe-2S iron-sulfur cluster binding domain-containing protein, producing the protein MIRPHFSSTLATVIALTFTILLGAQVTQDEHASHHPGQDSPTEVGVPSGGAGGMEGMAEMMQGMGAPPPKELYPTLMELSGLPPEKRAEVKAAAHDRMKSGTVLMAEGLDRLVRAAPTDDYQAMQEAVALLREGMARFDSGLAAHRALSENQDGRTIAMNWFRSQMNLPGSPAPAEQWSLLGLSAAHLALMVILIGFALAMIAMYFLKMRRASTLLRRLTEAPRGPWGGSLRVARIFAETPSIKTFRLLEPVGGPIPFTFLPGQFLTLTVARDGRTVKRSYTIASSPAQRDYIEITVKREEQGFVSRYLCDEVREGTLLQVSAPQGYLTFTGKEAESIVLIGAGVGITPLMSVIRYLTDRAWPKDIYLLFSCRTPDQFAFGAELEHLHRRHANLHVVATVTGADGTEWTGLRGRFTKELISQSVPDIASRRVHLCGPAPMMDVTRAMLLELGVAAASIMSEGFGPPPGQRPHERQIAFEAAVAQADPDAPEVPSVLFTISGKTAQLPADMSVLEAAEHVGVSIDYSCRVGTCGACKVKLRKGAVTMAVEEGLPPADKTRGIILACQAKAFGGESLEVEA; encoded by the coding sequence ATGATTCGACCGCACTTCTCATCGACGCTTGCGACGGTGATCGCCCTCACGTTCACGATCCTGCTGGGCGCTCAGGTCACTCAGGACGAGCACGCCAGCCATCATCCAGGTCAGGACAGCCCCACCGAGGTTGGCGTTCCGTCCGGTGGGGCGGGGGGGATGGAAGGCATGGCCGAGATGATGCAGGGGATGGGTGCTCCCCCGCCCAAGGAGCTCTACCCGACGCTCATGGAGCTTTCGGGCCTGCCGCCGGAGAAGCGGGCGGAAGTGAAAGCGGCAGCCCACGACCGCATGAAGAGTGGCACCGTGTTGATGGCCGAGGGACTTGATCGACTAGTGCGTGCTGCTCCGACGGACGATTACCAAGCGATGCAAGAGGCGGTCGCGCTGCTGCGCGAAGGGATGGCGCGATTCGACAGTGGCCTCGCCGCGCACCGCGCGCTCTCCGAGAATCAGGACGGACGAACCATCGCCATGAACTGGTTCAGGTCGCAGATGAACCTGCCCGGATCACCGGCGCCCGCGGAACAATGGTCCCTCCTCGGCCTCTCGGCGGCGCACCTCGCACTCATGGTGATTCTCATCGGCTTTGCGCTGGCAATGATCGCCATGTACTTCTTGAAGATGCGCCGCGCCTCGACGCTGCTGCGGCGTCTCACCGAGGCGCCGCGCGGTCCGTGGGGCGGCTCCCTCCGCGTGGCACGGATCTTCGCCGAAACGCCATCCATCAAGACCTTCCGCCTGCTCGAACCCGTCGGCGGCCCAATCCCGTTTACCTTCCTCCCCGGACAATTCCTGACCCTCACGGTCGCCCGAGACGGCAGGACCGTCAAGCGTTCGTACACGATCGCATCGTCGCCAGCGCAGCGCGATTACATCGAGATTACCGTGAAGCGTGAGGAACAGGGATTCGTCTCACGGTATCTCTGCGATGAAGTCCGCGAGGGGACGCTTCTCCAAGTGTCTGCGCCGCAGGGCTATTTAACGTTCACCGGCAAGGAAGCCGAGAGCATCGTGCTGATCGGCGCCGGCGTGGGGATCACGCCCCTGATGAGCGTGATTCGTTACCTCACCGATCGGGCGTGGCCCAAGGACATTTACCTGCTCTTCTCATGTCGTACGCCCGATCAGTTTGCCTTCGGCGCCGAACTTGAACACTTGCACCGCCGCCACGCGAACCTTCATGTCGTTGCCACAGTGACTGGGGCTGACGGAACTGAGTGGACCGGCTTGCGCGGCCGATTCACCAAAGAATTGATCTCACAGTCAGTACCGGACATTGCCAGCCGGCGCGTTCACCTTTGCGGCCCTGCGCCGATGATGGACGTCACGCGTGCGATGCTGCTCGAACTCGGGGTGGCTGCAGCGAGCATCATGTCCGAGGGCTTCGGTCCGCCACCGGGTCAAAGGCCGCACGAGCGCCAGATCGCGTTTGAGGCCGCCGTGGCGCAAGCGGATCCGGATGCCCCAGAAGTGCCAAGCGTGCTCTTCACAATCTCCGGCAAGACCGCGCAACTACCAGCAGACATGAGCGTCTTGGAAGCCGCCGAGCACGTCGGAGTTTCGATCGACTACTCCTGCCGCGTCGGCACCTGCGGGGCCTGCAAGGTCAAACTCCGCAAGGGCGCGGTCACAATGGCCGTCGAGGAAGGTCTGCCGCCCGCGGACAAAACCCGCGGCATCATCCTCGCATGTCAAGCCAAGGCGTTCGGTGGCGAAAGCTTGGAGGTGGAAGCCTGA
- a CDS encoding rhodanese-like domain-containing protein has translation MNVNSITASELLALRNERASVDVIDVRTPVECREVHAEGARSMPLDRLDPQTAMSGRNGSGAGEADGKW, from the coding sequence ATGAATGTCAACTCGATAACCGCCAGCGAACTGCTGGCTTTACGCAACGAACGCGCATCCGTGGACGTGATTGATGTGCGAACGCCAGTCGAGTGTCGTGAGGTCCATGCCGAAGGCGCGAGGTCGATGCCGCTTGACCGGCTCGATCCACAAACGGCCATGAGCGGCCGGAACGGTAGTGGCGCGGGCGAAGCCGACGGAAAATGGTGA